The region gtcgactgcaaaggaaaaccaactttacttatcagacataaggaaacgtctaaaatacaataacatagtggaagctctatagatgcaataaaaaaaaggtAGTCAGTCACATTTCACAATCAATACTGATCTGGAAGCACTGAGATGCTCTGAAATGCGCCACTACTGAAAACTTAATCCACGTTACCAAGAATAGCACAAGTCAGGCAGCTTCTCCGGCCGTCCGTTGAGGCCGCCACTGGGCAGCTGTCGCTCGCACAGCCACCACGCCAGCTCGTCGGCTCGCAGCGCGTCCAGCCGCTTGCATATCGACAGAGTGCCCACGCAGCAGTAGATCAGACCTGGAAAGAGTTGGCTGAATGTGTCATGTGTATTTGCATGAAATATTGAAAACGATAGTGTTGCCAGTGTAAAATGTTCACCCTGTTTTTagggtatttttattatgtatacagGTGTGGTTTACTATGTCTTCCACAGTTTAAATTACTATATCTTACTGCCACGGCTCACCTGAATGCTAATTACAGCATTCAGGATTTTTACATAACAGAACTGTGTATTATAAAGTTGAGTGtgttaaatgtaaaaatgAATATTCAAAAACATTACCCGCATGACTTTCCGAGCCGGGTTTCGATCCAAACCCTCCATCAAAGTTCATGCAGCTGAGCACGAAGTCGACCGTCTTGCTCACGTCAATGGCGTCCAGCCGCTGCAGGAGCGAGAGGCACATGACGGCGCAGAACGAGAACCGAGTGTCCACCTCGCCCCACTTGTCACCTGCAATATGATGTGTTCATAGAATGAGATCTTAGATAATCACAGATTctcagttgtttttttttgtcaaatgaaatattatttactaccaccataaaatatgtacatagaaATACAGGCATGAACTTATGTAATGGAAAATGTTATTCTATGAaggtaaaagcaaaataaattttagatttttatttagatGTGTTTGGGTTGGGTACTTGCGCCTGGTTCACTTACATGAATCCTTTGAGCATATTAAGGGTATTATGTTTAACATATCTGTTGTAGCATTATGTcccaattttattttcatttcgtATTTGTTTTGACTCATATTTATAACTATAATCTATTTTACCCTCTAGTTAGTACTTACCACAAAAGCTTCCATCTTCATTTTGTAGTGATGATACAAATCTAACTAAACCCTCCACATCTAAGCAATCTAACCGGTCATACATTGCTAGGAcctgaaaataattataaattaatgtgAGTTGTAGAGATGGTGGATGAGGGAGGCTGATTAAAGTGAAGACAGAGTGTTGTAGCACTTCTAAGAAGAGACAAAGACAGTGTCATATATTTGCTCAAAAAAACACAttcaaatttcataaaatagtagagtttgtataaaaatacagCAGTAAGTGTATTGTGCCAGCAAAATGGCTCTGACTCAGCACGGGATGAACAGGCATTCTGCAATTCTGTTAGAATCAGCAGATAGAGGGGGTACAGAACTAATAAAAAGACAGAGTGTGTGCTGAGtttgaacataatatttaaataattatcatcatcatcagccaataatcatccactgctggacataggcctctcccaaggagcgccacaacactcggtccattatggttatttcatatttgatgatgatgatgcaatttaagttaaaaagaaaataatagtaTTGATTGGCACTCTGCATACATGAAGGGATTATCATTAAAAGACATTAATGAGTACCTGAACAGCGCTTAGTGTATAAAGCATGTGAGGATCATGGCCAACACTGGAGGACACACCACCAGACTCTGTGTCTTGACATGACTTTATAAACTCTATAATTTCTTCCTTTGGCATTctggaaataataaatagattaTGAAGTTAGTAATAAGTGTCTGAAACAAATATATgtatgaaataatttattatgaatctaaatctatatgaaataatTTCTTTGACCAGTTAGGTAAAAACGGAACCCCTATAGGATCAATTCGTTGTCCCTTTGTCTGCCAAGACACTTGACTTATTCTTGATTCTAGCCAGtaactacttacttttacatactactttactatttactactaggtacttattgcaTTTTTACATTATAGTGCCTTCGAACATTAGTGCTAAGACAAGGGCAGTGGTAAATCAAGTGCATTCTTAATGACAGTAATACCTGTGCGACTGCCCCATGAGCTCCATAGCTGTGAGACTCCAGTAAATTCCCGACATCCTCAGATATTCCGTCATGCAGTATTCATAGTCATCCTTGTTTAGGCCGTATGAAGCTAAATAGTCGGAATGTTTCTGTAATAGCAGAGACTTGGGTCTATCATCTGATAGCACTACGTCTTTTATTGTGTTCGACATggtttaaaacttaaaaattatgCAAAAAACCCAAGTGATTTGAAATTTTGGTGAATTTGTTGATTATTTCTCCACTTTGACAGTGTCAGTTTGACAGACAGCTTTGACAGCTTGAAAAATATCTTCTATGCTCTGTGGCATTCACAGACAGATCTTCTCAGCTGGATGTCagctgttattattctacgCTACGCAACATGACACGTTAGTTTTTAAGAAATtgtatagatggcgctgtactacatcataaagttttaaaagttatgaaaCTTTTACAAAACCATTATTGCACCCTATAATTTGTGTTCAATCTatgcaaatattattaatgatgAAAAAGGGTAGGGGCACGCcgaaaattaaataggtaagtagtagTTAATTTAGttcctaagtaggtatagcgtcatcatcatcagcccgtaattaTACACTACAGCGTCTTCCAAGTAGCGCCACAACACAACACTCCATccttggccttcctcatccagctacTACCGGCTCTATGTCTatggtcgtcggtccagcgggcaggagcgAGTCCCATGCTGTGCGTGCTTTAATATGATACGcgttcttaaaaaaaaactccatttccaatatttatttcataaaaatatgcatagaAAGTGATGCGCAGAAGGACgatttcaattaaattttattaaataggtaaCCTACTTTTCTGCGCAccatttaaaaagaaaatttatcgGTTCATCGAGTCGgtagtacctatctacctaaTCAGGTACTTCTACTTACTGCATTATAAGAATAGGATCGGGAAATGAATAAGcttagagcggtggtagctcacgCCAGAggtgcgggttcgaatcccggcgcttaCACATGAAcaaatgagttctttgaattacaatgttttaaaacattttacaaaCCAAAATTGAGTTCCAGTGCTAAGTCGAGACCCGTAACGTACTTATATCTTATTTGTCGAGTTTATCCATGTAGGCTAGAGGTAAGTAAAGAATCCTCT is a window of Plutella xylostella chromosome 17, ilPluXylo3.1, whole genome shotgun sequence DNA encoding:
- the LOC105388519 gene encoding geranylgeranyl transferase type-2 subunit beta; amino-acid sequence: MSNTIKDVVLSDDRPKSLLLQKHSDYLASYGLNKDDYEYCMTEYLRMSGIYWSLTAMELMGQSHRMPKEEIIEFIKSCQDTESGGVSSSVGHDPHMLYTLSAVQVLAMYDRLDCLDVEGLVRFVSSLQNEDGSFCGDKWGEVDTRFSFCAVMCLSLLQRLDAIDVSKTVDFVLSCMNFDGGFGSKPGSESHAGLIYCCVGTLSICKRLDALRADELAWWLCERQLPSGGLNGRPEKLPDLCYSWWVMSSLSMLNRIHWVDKNNLKQFIMACQDAETGGFSDRPGDITDPFHTLFGLAGLSLLGETAIKPVNPTYCMPQETIDRLKLEPQVLHI